A window of Paraburkholderia bryophila contains these coding sequences:
- a CDS encoding tetratricopeptide repeat protein, with product MEQVSVKALASVSHDELAAILAGPPAQAAAWVAAAAHNGILEAQAVYGQYLLDGHGVARDAGEAFTWFTHAARRDHPMAMNMLGRCYEHGWGTAACAPVAVYWYRLAARAGLDWGMYNYASALTLGHGVEADRAQALQWFQRAAELGHVKSLNFIGSFYEDGWEVDADASIAFDYYRRAAEGGDFRGQFNYARLLAARGEIESALHWLRRVPQTGTAAFVAKMRTWLAASPVKAFQALADDFNTESHAGSLATFATTMNLTRESRA from the coding sequence ATGGAACAGGTGAGCGTGAAGGCGTTGGCGAGCGTGTCGCATGACGAACTCGCCGCGATCCTCGCCGGCCCGCCCGCGCAGGCCGCTGCGTGGGTCGCGGCGGCGGCGCATAACGGCATTCTCGAGGCGCAGGCCGTGTACGGTCAGTATCTGCTCGACGGACACGGCGTGGCGCGCGATGCCGGCGAAGCCTTCACGTGGTTCACCCACGCGGCGCGCCGGGATCATCCGATGGCGATGAACATGCTCGGCCGCTGCTACGAGCACGGCTGGGGCACCGCCGCCTGCGCGCCGGTCGCCGTGTATTGGTACCGGCTCGCTGCGCGAGCCGGACTCGATTGGGGCATGTACAACTATGCGTCGGCGTTGACGCTCGGCCATGGCGTTGAAGCCGATCGGGCGCAGGCGTTGCAGTGGTTTCAGCGTGCCGCCGAACTCGGCCATGTGAAGTCGCTCAACTTTATCGGCAGCTTTTACGAGGACGGCTGGGAAGTCGATGCGGACGCAAGCATCGCGTTCGACTACTACCGCCGCGCGGCGGAAGGCGGTGATTTTCGCGGACAGTTCAATTACGCGCGACTGCTGGCCGCGCGCGGTGAGATCGAAAGCGCGTTGCACTGGCTGCGGCGGGTGCCGCAAACGGGCACCGCGGCGTTCGTCGCGAAGATGCGGACGTGGCTGGCCGCTTCGCCGGTGAAGGCGTTTCAGGCCCTGGCGGACGACTTCAATACGGAAAGCCACGCGGGCAGCCTGGCAACGTTCGCTACCACGATGAACCTGACACGGGAGTCGCGCGCATGA
- a CDS encoding Fe2+-dependent dioxygenase, protein MMLHLPGVLSKEQVAQCRDVLDAADWIDGNATSGAQSAQAKRNQQLAEGSPAARAVGDAIQDALGRHARFFSAALPLKVFPPLFNRYAGGDGFGTHVDNAIRQLRGTDFRIRSDLSATLFLAEPESYDGGELCIEDTYGVHRAKLPAGDMVLYPASSLHHVSAVTRGVRVASFFWIQSMVRDDGERALLFQLDNDVQRLTTEKGSNDATVISLTGVYHNLLRRWADA, encoded by the coding sequence ATGATGCTCCATCTTCCCGGCGTGCTCAGCAAAGAGCAGGTCGCGCAATGCCGCGACGTTCTCGATGCGGCGGATTGGATCGACGGTAACGCGACGTCCGGCGCGCAGTCGGCGCAAGCGAAACGCAACCAGCAGCTAGCGGAAGGCTCGCCCGCCGCACGCGCGGTGGGCGATGCGATTCAGGACGCGCTCGGGCGCCATGCGCGCTTCTTTTCCGCTGCGTTGCCGCTCAAAGTATTTCCGCCGCTCTTCAACCGCTACGCCGGCGGCGATGGTTTCGGCACGCACGTGGACAACGCGATCCGCCAGTTGCGCGGCACCGACTTCCGGATTCGCAGCGATCTGTCGGCCACGCTTTTTCTCGCCGAGCCGGAGTCGTACGACGGCGGTGAACTCTGCATTGAAGATACGTATGGCGTGCATCGCGCCAAACTGCCGGCCGGCGACATGGTGCTCTACCCCGCGTCGAGCCTGCACCACGTCAGCGCCGTCACGCGCGGCGTGCGGGTCGCGTCGTTCTTCTGGATTCAAAGCATGGTACGCGACGACGGCGAGCGCGCACTGCTGTTCCAGCTCGACAACGACGTGCAGCGTCTCACGACCGAGAAAGGCTCGAACGATGCGACGGTGATCAGCCTGACCGGCGTTTATCACAATCTGCTGCGGCGTTGGGCGGATGCGTGA
- a CDS encoding transcriptional regulator has translation MLDLGTLGELVRHRRLALALRIDDAAHACGVAANVLSRLENGNSVGVDRLLLVLSGLGLAMLITGKEQALRYMPEQSGDDSLPTSVGLDNDKGHKP, from the coding sequence GTGCTCGACCTCGGCACCTTGGGCGAGCTCGTTCGTCACCGTCGCCTGGCACTGGCGCTGCGCATCGACGATGCTGCACACGCCTGCGGGGTGGCGGCCAATGTCCTCTCACGGTTGGAGAACGGCAATTCCGTAGGAGTCGACCGCCTTCTTCTGGTGCTCTCCGGACTTGGGCTCGCAATGCTCATCACCGGTAAGGAACAGGCGCTGCGGTACATGCCGGAGCAATCCGGCGACGACAGCTTGCCGACTTCCGTCGGGCTCGATAACGACAAGGGGCATAAACCATGA
- a CDS encoding HipA domain-containing protein codes for MSEHSLYAFTETLPVGKLSHDAQAGRYSFQYADAWAAAHQSFYLSPAIPLHREPESPGAVQRFLENLLPEGRALDIASVFNQVSKGNTFALINVLGKEPVGAFSFVALDASEEKAARIMREQLLEPIRRPLPDEELSQRIRERDAIPFPVWDRKVRLSLAGYQDKLQVLVEDSQLSLADGSLSSTHLLKPESLNPRMPFMVANEHFCMSVAARLRMPVAPVAIRRIPEPILLIERFDREVKWRDGQVDQVHRLHVIDSCQALDLPRDFKYERNLGAGENVRNIREGVSFERLFTLLDQMVTPATARPFLLRWALLQLMLGNSDAHGKNISFFAGPAGLTPAPMYDIVSVNVYGRDVEADMAMAYGDVFVLEDITPYALADFAKRTNTPPATLAREIVRMADAILRHAPEQAASAVYSEDERAHVKRISDFACVQATRLRGLAREVPKVNPNLL; via the coding sequence ATGAGCGAACATTCGCTTTATGCCTTCACGGAAACCCTGCCGGTCGGGAAACTCAGTCACGACGCCCAGGCAGGCCGCTACAGCTTCCAGTATGCCGACGCATGGGCGGCGGCGCACCAGTCGTTCTATCTCTCGCCAGCCATTCCGTTACACCGGGAACCTGAAAGCCCCGGGGCCGTGCAGCGGTTTCTGGAAAACCTGCTGCCCGAAGGGCGTGCGCTCGATATTGCCTCCGTCTTCAACCAGGTGTCGAAGGGCAATACGTTCGCCCTGATCAACGTGCTGGGAAAGGAACCCGTCGGCGCATTCAGTTTCGTCGCATTAGACGCGAGTGAGGAGAAGGCCGCGCGCATCATGCGCGAGCAGTTGCTTGAACCCATCCGCCGACCGCTGCCCGATGAGGAATTGAGTCAGCGCATCCGCGAGCGCGACGCGATCCCCTTCCCGGTTTGGGACCGCAAGGTTCGCCTGTCACTCGCGGGATATCAGGACAAGCTCCAGGTTCTCGTTGAAGATTCGCAGCTCTCGCTGGCCGACGGCTCGCTCAGCTCGACGCACCTTCTCAAGCCGGAAAGCCTCAATCCGCGCATGCCCTTCATGGTGGCCAACGAGCACTTCTGCATGAGCGTCGCCGCGCGTTTACGCATGCCAGTTGCCCCGGTCGCCATTCGCCGGATTCCGGAGCCGATTCTGCTCATCGAGCGCTTCGACCGCGAGGTGAAATGGCGGGATGGGCAGGTTGACCAGGTTCATCGTCTGCACGTGATCGACTCGTGCCAGGCACTCGATTTGCCGCGCGATTTCAAATACGAGCGCAACCTCGGCGCCGGCGAAAACGTTCGCAACATCCGCGAAGGCGTGAGTTTCGAGCGGCTCTTCACGCTGCTCGACCAAATGGTGACCCCGGCGACCGCGCGTCCTTTCCTGCTCCGATGGGCCTTGCTTCAACTGATGCTAGGCAACAGCGACGCGCACGGAAAAAACATCTCATTCTTTGCGGGTCCCGCGGGACTCACGCCCGCGCCCATGTATGACATCGTCTCGGTCAACGTCTATGGCCGCGACGTGGAGGCTGACATGGCGATGGCCTACGGCGATGTTTTCGTTCTGGAGGACATCACACCGTACGCACTCGCCGATTTCGCAAAGCGTACGAATACGCCGCCCGCGACACTCGCACGCGAGATAGTGCGCATGGCGGATGCCATTCTCCGGCACGCGCCAGAGCAGGCGGCCTCCGCTGTTTACTCAGAAGACGAACGCGCACATGTCAAGCGGATTTCTGATTTCGCCTGCGTCCAGGCGACGCGTTTGCGCGGGCTCGCTCGCGAAGTGCCGAAAGTGAACCCGAACCTGCTCTGA